A region from the Streptosporangium sp. NBC_01756 genome encodes:
- a CDS encoding non-ribosomal peptide synthetase/MFS transporter — MTHTSLSPAKQALLAQRLAGRTVAAAIPPRPPGSAPPLSPAQERLWFLEQYAPGTAAYTVAFAARLEGEIDEEALAVALTEVTARHESLRTRLRTTEDGGPELVVDDEPRAELRSTDELALIERELARPFDLAAGPLLRLLLVRLGPLDHVLLLTMHHAVTDGWSCDIVMEELLTLHAAHRTGRKAELPPVPVRYGDYAYWQRDRAYDREIRYWREHLDGLPSLELPTDLPRPAEQRWEGAVRGLALDAGLGDAVTALGLAHGATPYMTLLAVFEVLLARYSGQEEFAVGSPVSGRDLPELERVVGVFINSLPMRADLSGDPTFAELLARVRETALDAYAHQELPFDRLVNELAVERDVSRSPVFQVMFALQNYRSAPLRTPGLTMSAFPVETTASRFDLALYLFETPEGLRGNLTYSTALFRPATVERMAACFESLLRSIVADPGARISELELLPADERRRVAAFGRSEPVTLTGSGLLHGAVRAQAERTPDAVAVVAGGTSLTYAELDRRSNRLGHLLRRRGIGPDDRVAICLEQSAELAVAVLGVLKAGAAYLPLDPDHPADRLAYVLSDAGARAVVTTAGLRDRLPDDLPAVLPDDLDEADTGPVDSGVTPDDLAYVIYTSGTTGRPKGVAVQHRQVMVYLAGVRERLEVEPGGAFGLLQSLAFDFGVTVFYLCLMTGGALHLIPSRTAGPELAAYFRAHGIDYLKITPSHLAALLADTAPAELLPRRLLILGGEAAPRGWAAGLAAVGRCRVVNHYGPTEATVGITTYAVEPGVTGAADTGAGTALPIGSPLPGARVHVLDGNLRPVPVGVPGEIHLGGDRLARGYLGRPGLTADRFLPDPDGGPGDRMYRTGDLGRWLPGGELEFLGRRDLQVKIRGYRVELGEVESVLGDFPGVTQAVVELRGGRLVAYLSGTAGAAAGEVRAWLADRLPDYMIPVRYLWLDELPLKSHGKVDRSKLPEPETETESPAGEYVPPEPGLEQAVAAVWADILDMDRVGALDDFFDLGGHSLLAMRVIARLRKEVPERTLTVLELFKHRTVRDLARLLEAGDDGPRRLLHRLTPARAATSSLVCVPFGGGSAVVYQPLADALPADWALHSVAVPGHELGEQARPFDEVAHGCAEEILAGVEGPLVLYGHCGLGVMLIAEIARRLEAAGRDIDAIYLGGVFPFARPGRGLGWLGTLMDRMTSDQGRINALSAAGLDVEEFERDQLKLIIENRRHGTRTAERYFTRLFEEEGDPFRAPVISVVGERDPATEFYQERYREWQRLSETVACVVLDEAGHFFVKYRAEELADILTGTHRAIASGETAPLARTEESTWWLQGLDGRAARRTGAGETGLRETGTAEIQAAETGAEGAPAETVRPGRTPLKLVRPEEPEAAPGEAGAGLAGGTKAPQASMRRFLLISLGQLVSITGSALTEFAIPIWIYLTTGSLARFALFAVLGLVPGMLVAPLAGAIVDRYDRRRVMLCGDVAAGGVQLALGVLLWTDNLEIWHIYPLLACLSVALTFQRFAYASAIPQIVPKRFLGHANGVVQTATGTAQLIVPLIATGLMATIGLGGILAIDVASYAVATAVLLCVRFPAAMPWRRREGVVAEMMNGVRHSWGNPGFRGMLVFFAVLNVFLSPLFLMISPLVLSFATLDDVGTVAFAGGLGVFLGGLLMTAWGGPRRRRLYGVLLATLALAVFCVVTGVQQNLPLIAAGAFGMSFCLTLLNGVYATIIQVKVPQRFHGRVIALNTLVAWSTLPIGFGLVAPYGAALFDPLLAPDGPLAGTVGALIGTGEGRGIGFMYACFGLAIAVIALVAMRVRVLARFDADVPDALPDDLVGFEALRSRTRKRKEEVQG, encoded by the coding sequence GTGACGCACACCAGCCTGTCGCCCGCCAAACAGGCGCTGCTCGCCCAGCGGCTCGCCGGCCGTACCGTCGCCGCGGCCATCCCGCCGCGTCCGCCCGGCAGCGCGCCGCCGCTCTCCCCGGCACAGGAGCGGCTGTGGTTCCTGGAGCAGTACGCCCCGGGGACGGCCGCCTACACCGTGGCGTTCGCGGCCAGGCTGGAAGGCGAGATCGACGAGGAGGCGCTCGCCGTCGCCCTCACCGAGGTCACCGCCCGGCATGAGAGCCTGCGCACGCGCCTGCGCACCACCGAGGACGGCGGCCCGGAGCTCGTCGTCGACGACGAGCCGAGGGCGGAGCTGCGGTCCACCGACGAGCTCGCCCTGATCGAGCGGGAGCTGGCCCGCCCCTTCGACCTGGCCGCGGGGCCCCTGCTCCGGCTGCTCCTGGTCCGGCTCGGCCCGCTGGACCACGTGCTGCTGCTCACCATGCACCACGCCGTCACCGACGGCTGGTCCTGCGACATCGTCATGGAGGAACTCCTCACCCTGCACGCCGCCCACCGGACGGGCCGGAAGGCGGAGCTCCCGCCGGTTCCGGTGCGCTACGGCGACTACGCGTACTGGCAGCGTGACCGCGCCTACGACCGCGAGATCCGCTACTGGCGGGAACACCTGGACGGGCTGCCGTCACTGGAGCTCCCCACCGACCTGCCACGCCCGGCCGAGCAGCGGTGGGAGGGCGCCGTGCGGGGGCTGGCGCTGGACGCCGGGCTCGGCGACGCGGTCACCGCGCTCGGGCTGGCCCACGGTGCGACGCCGTACATGACGCTGCTGGCGGTCTTCGAGGTGCTGCTCGCCCGTTACAGCGGGCAGGAGGAGTTCGCGGTCGGCTCGCCGGTCTCGGGGCGGGACCTGCCCGAGCTGGAACGGGTGGTCGGCGTGTTCATCAACTCGCTGCCGATGCGCGCCGACCTGTCGGGCGACCCGACGTTCGCCGAACTCCTCGCCCGGGTCCGGGAGACGGCGCTGGACGCCTACGCCCACCAGGAACTCCCCTTCGACCGGCTCGTCAACGAGCTGGCCGTGGAGCGCGACGTCAGCCGGTCACCGGTGTTCCAGGTCATGTTCGCCCTGCAGAACTACCGCTCGGCGCCGCTGCGCACCCCCGGCCTGACCATGTCCGCCTTCCCCGTCGAGACCACCGCCAGCCGGTTCGACCTCGCCCTCTACCTGTTCGAGACCCCCGAGGGGCTGCGCGGCAACCTCACCTACAGCACCGCGCTGTTCCGCCCGGCCACGGTCGAGCGGATGGCCGCGTGCTTCGAGAGCCTGCTGCGGTCGATCGTGGCCGACCCCGGCGCGCGGATCTCCGAGCTGGAGCTGCTCCCGGCGGACGAGCGCCGCCGGGTGGCGGCCTTCGGCCGGTCCGAACCCGTGACGCTCACCGGGAGCGGCCTGCTGCACGGGGCCGTCCGCGCGCAGGCCGAACGGACGCCCGACGCCGTCGCGGTCGTCGCCGGCGGTACCTCGCTCACCTACGCGGAGCTGGACCGGCGGTCGAACCGGCTCGGGCACCTGCTGCGACGGCGGGGCATCGGCCCGGACGACCGGGTCGCGATCTGCCTGGAGCAGTCCGCCGAGCTGGCCGTCGCGGTGCTCGGCGTGCTCAAGGCCGGCGCCGCCTACCTCCCGCTCGACCCCGACCACCCCGCCGACCGGCTCGCCTACGTGCTGTCCGACGCCGGGGCACGGGCGGTCGTCACCACCGCCGGACTCCGGGACCGGCTGCCGGACGACCTGCCCGCCGTCCTCCCGGACGACCTCGACGAGGCGGACACCGGGCCGGTGGACAGCGGTGTCACGCCCGACGACCTGGCCTACGTCATCTACACCTCCGGGACCACCGGGCGGCCCAAGGGCGTGGCGGTCCAGCACCGGCAGGTGATGGTCTACCTCGCCGGCGTGCGGGAGCGGCTGGAGGTGGAGCCGGGCGGGGCGTTCGGGCTGCTGCAGTCGCTCGCCTTCGACTTCGGCGTCACCGTCTTCTACCTGTGCCTGATGACCGGCGGCGCGCTCCACCTCATCCCGTCCCGTACGGCGGGCCCCGAGCTGGCCGCCTACTTCCGCGCGCACGGCATCGACTACCTGAAGATCACCCCCTCCCACCTGGCGGCGCTGCTCGCCGACACCGCCCCGGCCGAGCTGCTGCCCCGCAGGCTGCTGATCCTCGGCGGCGAGGCCGCGCCGCGCGGCTGGGCGGCCGGGCTGGCGGCGGTGGGGCGGTGCCGGGTGGTCAACCACTACGGACCCACCGAGGCCACCGTCGGCATCACCACCTACGCCGTCGAGCCGGGCGTCACCGGCGCCGCGGACACCGGCGCCGGGACGGCGCTGCCGATCGGGTCGCCGCTGCCCGGTGCCCGCGTCCACGTGCTCGACGGGAATCTGCGGCCGGTGCCGGTCGGCGTCCCCGGAGAGATCCATCTGGGCGGCGACCGCCTCGCCCGCGGCTACCTGGGCCGGCCGGGACTCACCGCGGACCGCTTCCTGCCCGACCCGGACGGCGGGCCCGGCGACCGGATGTACCGGACCGGAGACCTCGGCCGCTGGCTGCCCGGCGGAGAACTGGAGTTCCTCGGGCGCCGCGACCTCCAGGTGAAGATCCGCGGCTACCGGGTCGAGCTGGGTGAGGTGGAGTCGGTGCTCGGGGACTTCCCCGGGGTCACACAGGCGGTGGTGGAGCTGCGGGGCGGGCGGCTGGTCGCCTACCTGTCCGGGACCGCCGGGGCGGCGGCCGGCGAGGTGCGGGCGTGGCTGGCAGACCGCCTCCCGGACTACATGATCCCGGTCCGCTACCTGTGGCTGGACGAGCTGCCGCTGAAGTCCCACGGCAAGGTGGACCGCTCGAAGCTGCCGGAGCCGGAGACCGAGACCGAGAGCCCCGCCGGCGAATACGTGCCGCCGGAGCCCGGCCTGGAGCAGGCGGTCGCCGCGGTCTGGGCGGACATCCTCGACATGGACCGGGTCGGCGCGCTCGACGACTTCTTCGACCTGGGTGGTCACTCCCTGCTCGCCATGAGGGTGATCGCCCGGCTGCGCAAGGAGGTCCCCGAACGCACGCTCACCGTGCTGGAGCTGTTCAAGCACCGCACGGTCAGGGACCTGGCCCGGCTGCTGGAGGCCGGCGACGACGGGCCGCGCCGGCTGCTGCACCGGCTCACCCCGGCCCGCGCCGCGACCTCCTCCCTGGTGTGCGTGCCGTTCGGCGGCGGCAGCGCGGTCGTCTACCAGCCGCTGGCCGACGCCCTCCCCGCCGACTGGGCGCTCCACTCGGTCGCGGTCCCCGGCCACGAACTGGGGGAGCAGGCCCGGCCCTTCGACGAGGTCGCGCACGGATGCGCCGAGGAGATCCTCGCCGGGGTCGAGGGCCCGCTGGTGCTCTACGGGCACTGCGGCCTCGGCGTCATGCTGATCGCGGAGATCGCCCGCCGCCTGGAGGCGGCCGGTCGCGACATCGACGCGATCTATCTGGGGGGCGTGTTCCCGTTCGCGCGGCCGGGCCGCGGCCTGGGATGGCTCGGCACGCTGATGGACCGGATGACCAGTGACCAGGGCCGGATCAACGCGCTCTCCGCCGCCGGTCTCGACGTCGAGGAGTTCGAGCGCGACCAGCTCAAGCTGATCATCGAGAACCGCCGCCACGGCACCCGTACGGCGGAGCGCTACTTCACCCGGCTGTTCGAGGAGGAGGGCGACCCGTTCCGCGCGCCGGTCATCTCGGTGGTGGGAGAGCGGGACCCGGCGACCGAGTTCTACCAGGAGCGCTACCGCGAATGGCAGCGGCTGTCGGAGACGGTCGCCTGTGTGGTGCTCGACGAGGCCGGACACTTTTTCGTGAAATATCGGGCGGAAGAGTTGGCCGACATCCTCACCGGGACCCACCGGGCCATCGCCTCGGGGGAGACGGCGCCGTTGGCGCGCACCGAGGAGTCCACCTGGTGGCTGCAGGGCCTCGACGGCCGGGCCGCCCGCCGTACCGGAGCAGGGGAGACCGGGCTCCGGGAGACGGGCACGGCGGAGATCCAGGCGGCGGAGACCGGGGCCGAGGGGGCCCCGGCGGAGACCGTCCGCCCCGGGCGGACTCCGTTGAAGCTCGTCCGGCCGGAGGAGCCGGAGGCGGCCCCGGGGGAGGCGGGGGCCGGGCTCGCCGGTGGCACGAAGGCGCCGCAGGCCAGCATGCGGCGGTTCCTGCTGATCTCGCTGGGACAGCTCGTGTCGATCACCGGATCGGCGCTGACCGAGTTCGCGATCCCCATCTGGATCTACCTGACCACCGGGTCGCTGGCCAGGTTCGCGCTGTTCGCGGTGCTGGGACTGGTGCCCGGCATGCTGGTGGCGCCGCTCGCCGGGGCGATCGTGGACCGCTACGACCGGCGCAGGGTCATGCTCTGCGGGGACGTCGCCGCCGGCGGCGTCCAGCTCGCGCTGGGCGTCCTGCTGTGGACCGACAACCTGGAGATCTGGCACATCTACCCGCTGCTGGCCTGCCTGTCGGTCGCGCTCACCTTCCAGCGGTTCGCGTACGCGTCGGCGATCCCGCAGATCGTCCCCAAACGGTTCCTCGGGCACGCCAACGGCGTCGTGCAGACGGCCACCGGCACGGCCCAGCTCATCGTGCCGCTGATCGCGACCGGCCTGATGGCCACCATCGGGCTCGGCGGCATCCTCGCCATCGACGTGGCCAGCTACGCCGTCGCCACGGCCGTCCTGCTGTGCGTCCGGTTCCCCGCCGCCATGCCGTGGCGCCGCCGGGAGGGCGTCGTGGCCGAGATGATGAACGGCGTCCGCCACTCCTGGGGCAACCCCGGCTTCCGGGGCATGCTCGTGTTCTTCGCGGTGCTCAACGTCTTCCTGTCGCCGCTCTTCCTGATGATCTCCCCGCTGGTGCTGTCGTTCGCGACGCTCGACGACGTGGGCACCGTGGCGTTCGCCGGAGGCCTCGGGGTCTTCCTCGGCGGCCTGCTGATGACCGCCTGGGGTGGCCCCCGGCGGCGGCGCCTGTACGGGGTGCTGCTCGCCACGCTCGCCCTCGCGGTGTTCTGCGTGGTCACCGGCGTCCAGCAGAACCTCCCGCTGATCGCGGCCGGCGCCTTCGGCATGTCGTTCTGCCTCACCCTGCTCAACGGCGTCTACGCCACGATCATCCAGGTCAAGGTGCCGCAGCGCTTCCACGGCCGGGTCATCGCGCTCAACACCCTGGTCGCCTGGTCCACCCTGCCCATCGGCTTCGGCCTGGTCGCGCCGTACGGCGCCGCCCTGTTCGATCCGCTGCTCGCGCCGGACGGGCCGCTGGCGGGCACCGTCGGAGCGCTGATCGGCACCGGCGAGGGGCGTGGCATCGGATTCATGTACGCCTGCTTCGGCCTGGCCATCGCGGTCATCGCGCTCGTCGCCATGCGCGTGCGGGTGCTGGCGCGGTTCGACGCCGACGTCCCCGACGCGCTCCCCGACGACCTGGTCGGATTCGAGGCTCTGCGGAGCCGTACCCGTAAGAGGAAAGAGGAGGTCCAGGGATGA
- a CDS encoding thiamine pyrophosphate-dependent dehydrogenase E1 component subunit alpha — protein sequence MIVTAPMPSGQRNAPSPPADEDLELLLLIRHFELALLRLFEAGELSGTTHTCLGQEYVPVALKPLLQEDDHVFSNHRGHGHFLARHAEPYGLLAEIMGREGALCAGVGGSQHIYHHRFLSTGVQGESLPVAVGVALKLKGTGALACVYIGDGTWGEGSVYEALNMAQLWRVPLLVVVEHNGIAQSTPTAAQMSGGIAARAAAFDVLHHRITSTEVDEIRAELAPLVGVVRGDSRPLVAEFVTHRLGPHSKGDDTRTAEEIALADGHDWYARYARMFPDPFARIDRERRELVERIAAEVAARPPSVWERP from the coding sequence GTGATCGTCACCGCACCCATGCCCTCGGGCCAGCGGAACGCACCGTCCCCACCGGCGGACGAGGATCTGGAACTCCTCCTCCTCATCCGGCATTTCGAGCTCGCCCTGCTCAGGCTCTTCGAGGCGGGTGAGCTGAGCGGGACCACCCACACCTGCCTGGGGCAGGAGTACGTCCCGGTCGCGCTGAAACCGCTGCTGCAGGAGGACGACCACGTCTTCAGCAACCACCGCGGCCACGGCCACTTCCTCGCCCGGCACGCCGAGCCGTACGGGCTGCTCGCCGAGATCATGGGCCGGGAGGGCGCGCTCTGCGCGGGGGTGGGCGGCAGCCAGCACATCTACCACCACCGGTTCCTGTCCACCGGCGTCCAGGGCGAGAGCCTGCCCGTCGCGGTCGGCGTGGCGCTCAAGCTGAAGGGGACCGGCGCTCTGGCCTGCGTCTACATCGGCGACGGCACCTGGGGAGAGGGCTCGGTCTACGAGGCGCTCAACATGGCCCAGCTCTGGCGGGTCCCGCTGCTGGTCGTCGTCGAGCACAACGGGATCGCCCAGTCGACCCCGACCGCCGCGCAGATGTCGGGCGGCATCGCCGCCCGCGCCGCCGCGTTCGACGTCCTGCACCACCGCATCACCTCCACCGAGGTCGACGAGATCCGCGCCGAACTGGCCCCCCTGGTCGGCGTCGTCCGCGGGGACTCCCGGCCGCTGGTCGCCGAGTTCGTCACCCACCGGCTCGGCCCGCACAGCAAGGGCGACGACACCAGGACCGCCGAGGAGATCGCGCTGGCGGACGGCCACGACTGGTACGCCCGCTACGCACGGATGTTCCCCGACCCCTTCGCCCGCATCGACCGGGAGCGGCGCGAACTGGTCGAGCGGATCGCGGCAGAGGTCGCGGCCCGCCCTCCGTCGGTGTGGGAGCGGCCGTGA
- a CDS encoding alpha-ketoacid dehydrogenase subunit beta translates to MTRVSEHLNRALHDLMEADPHLHILGEDISDPYGGAFKVTKGLSTRFGTRVRSTPLSEGAITGVGAGLALAGDRAIVEIMFADFVALSFDQLVNFAAKSTSMYGRPVPIPLVVRCPSGGNRGYGPTHSQSPQKHFIGVPGLALFEMTPFHDAGELFTRMFALGRPCLFFEDKVLYTRRMYSGGVVDDLFRYELDGDVARVFLDGVTEPDCTLIASGGMTHRALSAMRALLLEQDLACELLVPARLHPLPELPGLERARHVCVVEDGSEGGTWGAEVARLLYPRLWSGLRRPISLISAADSVIPAAPHLEREVLVQAGRIQQTIMEALS, encoded by the coding sequence GTGACCCGCGTCTCGGAACACCTCAACCGGGCCCTGCACGACCTGATGGAGGCCGACCCGCACCTGCACATCCTCGGCGAGGACATCTCCGACCCGTACGGCGGAGCCTTCAAGGTCACCAAAGGCCTGTCCACCAGGTTCGGCACCCGGGTGCGGTCCACCCCGCTGAGCGAGGGCGCGATCACCGGGGTCGGGGCCGGCCTCGCCCTGGCCGGGGACCGGGCGATCGTCGAGATCATGTTCGCCGACTTCGTCGCGCTCTCCTTCGACCAGCTGGTGAACTTCGCCGCCAAGTCCACCTCCATGTACGGCCGGCCGGTGCCGATCCCGCTGGTGGTCCGCTGCCCCTCGGGGGGCAACCGGGGCTACGGCCCCACGCACAGCCAGAGCCCGCAGAAGCACTTCATCGGCGTCCCCGGACTCGCCCTGTTCGAGATGACCCCCTTCCACGACGCGGGCGAGCTGTTCACCCGGATGTTCGCACTCGGGCGGCCCTGCCTGTTCTTCGAGGACAAGGTCCTCTACACCCGGCGGATGTACTCCGGCGGGGTCGTGGACGACCTGTTCCGCTACGAGCTCGACGGCGACGTCGCCCGGGTCTTCCTCGACGGCGTGACCGAACCCGACTGCACGCTCATCGCGTCCGGCGGCATGACCCACCGGGCGCTCTCCGCCATGCGCGCCCTGCTCCTGGAGCAGGACCTGGCCTGCGAACTGCTGGTGCCCGCCCGGCTCCACCCCCTCCCCGAACTCCCCGGCCTGGAGCGCGCCCGGCACGTGTGCGTCGTCGAGGACGGCTCGGAGGGCGGAACCTGGGGGGCGGAGGTCGCACGGCTGCTCTACCCCCGGCTCTGGTCCGGCCTGCGCCGCCCCATCAGCCTGATCAGCGCGGCCGACAGCGTCATCCCGGCCGCTCCCCACCTGGAGCGCGAGGTCCTCGTCCAGGCCGGCCGGATCCAGCAGACGATCATGGAGGCCCTGTCGTGA
- a CDS encoding 2-oxo acid dehydrogenase subunit E2 produces MNEIRVPKLNNNDAAYLLVEWTAEDGQAVRAGEPLAVLETSKAAEELAAEEDGTLQRLLEAGAECAPGQLIARLLAAGEEPGLPAGVGSPGREPLSTVARHPAEEQEEIVVTAPARLLMDERGISMAQLRGLGKKVIRRTDLEGLNRTGPPPAERDGHRQLTPSPAGPGTSSVLPLPSAEQDAPGPAAPSLTGPAEPGDPTLIELSRAQRRIAEVVERSHRDIPAAFTVMRVDVTDALLFARQETRRLRALIGIPELLVAATGRLLDRFPLFFATPVDDRSVRRAATAGVGVTVDVGRGMSVPVVRDAGRRPLEEIARDLTRFRQTALNGTFRESDLQGGTIIVTLHADAAVVLAVPVVFPGQICALSLTAPRPEVVETRDGGFAVRKVVNLGLAYDHRYVNGRESAEFLGALRTALETSGDGAPRR; encoded by the coding sequence GTGAACGAGATCCGGGTGCCCAAGCTCAACAACAACGACGCCGCCTACCTGCTGGTGGAGTGGACGGCCGAGGACGGCCAGGCCGTGCGCGCCGGGGAGCCGCTCGCGGTGCTGGAGACCTCCAAGGCCGCCGAGGAGCTGGCCGCCGAGGAGGACGGAACACTGCAGCGTCTGCTGGAGGCGGGGGCCGAGTGCGCCCCCGGCCAGCTGATCGCCCGGCTGCTGGCCGCCGGCGAAGAGCCGGGGCTCCCGGCCGGGGTGGGGTCCCCCGGCCGGGAACCCCTCTCCACGGTCGCCCGCCACCCGGCGGAGGAACAGGAGGAGATCGTCGTCACCGCGCCGGCCCGGCTGCTGATGGACGAGCGCGGCATCTCCATGGCGCAGTTGCGGGGCCTGGGCAAGAAGGTGATCAGGCGGACCGACCTGGAGGGGCTCAACCGGACCGGCCCTCCCCCGGCCGAACGGGACGGCCACCGGCAGCTCACCCCGTCCCCGGCCGGGCCGGGCACCTCCAGCGTGCTCCCCCTTCCTTCAGCGGAACAGGACGCCCCGGGCCCGGCCGCCCCGTCGCTGACCGGACCGGCCGAACCGGGCGACCCCACACTGATCGAGCTGTCCCGCGCCCAGCGGCGGATCGCCGAGGTGGTGGAGCGGTCGCACCGTGACATCCCCGCCGCGTTCACCGTCATGAGAGTGGACGTGACGGACGCGCTGCTGTTCGCCCGCCAGGAGACCAGGCGGCTGCGCGCCCTCATCGGCATCCCCGAACTGCTGGTGGCGGCGACCGGCCGGCTGCTCGACCGCTTCCCCCTCTTCTTCGCCACGCCGGTCGACGACCGCAGCGTCCGCCGGGCGGCGACGGCGGGGGTCGGCGTGACCGTCGACGTGGGCAGGGGGATGTCCGTACCGGTGGTGCGGGACGCGGGACGGCGCCCGCTGGAGGAGATCGCCCGTGACCTCACCCGGTTCCGTCAGACCGCGCTGAACGGGACCTTCCGGGAGTCCGACCTGCAGGGCGGCACCATCATCGTCACCCTGCACGCCGACGCCGCGGTCGTCCTGGCCGTCCCCGTCGTCTTCCCCGGCCAGATCTGCGCGCTGTCGCTCACCGCCCCGCGACCGGAGGTCGTGGAGACCCGCGACGGCGGCTTCGCCGTACGGAAGGTGGTCAACCTGGGCCTCGCCTACGACCACCGGTACGTCAACGGCCGCGAGTCGGCCGAGTTCCTCGGCGCGCTCAGAACCGCTCTCGAAACCTCCGGTGACGGCGCCCCCCGCCGGTGA
- a CDS encoding copper resistance CopC family protein yields the protein MRRLLTVLLFACAALLGVVTPAQAHNVLIGSDPKDGAQLATGPGKITLTFDQAVRQGFAQISVTGPDGTRWEDGTTAVDGRQVSIGVRPLGPAGQYTIGYRILSSDGHPVADKVTFALTTAGTGTASQPAPAASAAAPQAPGLSAQAAEAAQNGGAGMAVLWIVCALVVLGGATVVALRRTKEQGAPR from the coding sequence GTGAGGCGGCTACTCACGGTCCTGCTGTTCGCGTGCGCCGCGCTACTCGGCGTGGTCACCCCCGCGCAGGCCCACAACGTGCTGATCGGCAGCGACCCCAAGGACGGCGCCCAGCTCGCCACCGGTCCCGGAAAGATCACACTCACCTTCGACCAGGCAGTACGGCAGGGCTTCGCGCAGATCAGCGTGACCGGCCCCGACGGGACCCGCTGGGAGGACGGCACGACGGCCGTCGACGGCCGGCAGGTCAGCATCGGGGTCAGGCCCCTGGGCCCGGCCGGGCAGTACACCATCGGATACCGCATCCTGTCCTCCGACGGCCACCCGGTGGCCGACAAGGTGACTTTCGCCCTCACCACCGCGGGCACCGGCACCGCGTCCCAGCCCGCCCCGGCCGCCTCGGCCGCCGCACCGCAGGCACCCGGCCTGAGCGCCCAGGCCGCCGAGGCCGCGCAGAACGGCGGGGCCGGGATGGCCGTGCTGTGGATCGTCTGCGCCCTGGTCGTGCTGGGCGGAGCCACCGTCGTGGCGCTGCGCCGTACGAAGGAGCAGGGAGCCCCGAGATGA
- a CDS encoding copper resistance D family protein, whose product MTVTLDRTTGAGTVRKLLAGGLISGAVLAVLAATVFTAQQAVPGITLPGPLVEYGLPVLRVLLDLAAVAVVGLSLLPRLLGFDDPERTEPVMRRARPAAVTFAWAWAVLALAVIVFQTAQLNPGLVPTPGMVAEYVDSVGAGQGMLFSAACALVYAGIGLLAVRFGEKVPAELRIVIAFFGLLPIPVTGHAVDSVWHDPIMISMELHVMGAAAWTGGLLTIVTLLTGDRELLARVLPKFSRLATLALVLVGLSGLVNGLATMALTQGVELPGAVFTSDYGLLVVAKTVCVALLVPFAAHIRFRLLPRIAARQGTAVAAWAAAEITVMGLAYGVAVALTTASMS is encoded by the coding sequence ATGACCGTCACCCTTGACCGGACCACCGGAGCGGGCACGGTCAGAAAGCTGCTGGCCGGCGGGCTCATCTCGGGAGCCGTGCTCGCCGTACTGGCCGCGACGGTGTTCACCGCGCAGCAGGCGGTGCCGGGGATCACTCTGCCCGGCCCGCTGGTGGAGTACGGCCTGCCGGTGCTGCGGGTGCTGCTGGACCTGGCCGCGGTGGCCGTGGTCGGGCTGAGCCTGCTGCCCCGGCTGCTCGGCTTCGACGACCCGGAACGGACCGAGCCGGTGATGCGCCGGGCCCGGCCGGCCGCGGTGACGTTCGCGTGGGCCTGGGCGGTGCTCGCCCTGGCCGTCATCGTCTTCCAGACCGCCCAGCTCAACCCCGGGCTCGTGCCGACCCCGGGAATGGTCGCCGAGTATGTCGACAGCGTCGGCGCGGGCCAGGGGATGCTCTTCAGCGCGGCCTGCGCGCTCGTCTACGCCGGGATCGGACTGCTGGCCGTACGGTTCGGCGAGAAGGTCCCGGCCGAGCTGCGGATCGTGATCGCCTTCTTCGGCCTGCTGCCGATCCCGGTCACCGGCCACGCGGTCGACTCGGTCTGGCACGACCCCATCATGATCTCGATGGAGCTGCACGTGATGGGCGCGGCCGCCTGGACCGGCGGGCTGCTCACGATCGTCACGCTGCTCACCGGGGACCGCGAACTGCTGGCACGGGTGCTGCCGAAGTTCTCCCGGCTGGCCACCCTGGCGCTGGTCCTGGTCGGCCTCTCCGGTCTGGTGAACGGCCTCGCCACGATGGCCCTCACCCAGGGAGTGGAGCTGCCCGGCGCGGTGTTCACCAGCGACTACGGGCTGCTCGTGGTGGCCAAGACGGTGTGCGTGGCGCTGCTCGTGCCCTTCGCCGCCCACATCCGCTTCCGCCTGCTGCCGCGCATCGCCGCGCGGCAGGGGACGGCGGTCGCGGCGTGGGCGGCAGCGGAAATCACCGTGATGGGTCTGGCCTACGGCGTCGCGGTGGCGCTGACCACGGCCTCCATGTCCTGA